From a single Candidatus Babeliales bacterium genomic region:
- the rplC gene encoding 50S ribosomal protein L3: MLSGIWGKKIGMTQVFSEKNTVVPVTVIDIGNWYITGLKTQEQDGYNAIQVGLIKEKFNNQPFLSEWTKKPKNYFQMLREINLQAKPEIPMEIGQAIDYASVLATGEHVNVFGMTKGKGFQGVVKRHGFRGGPASHGPRFGRWPGSISSYRSQGKVIKGKKLPGHMGVERRVMKNLEVIKIEANANIALVKGSVPGGSGALIYLQKA; encoded by the coding sequence ATGCTAAGTGGCATATGGGGAAAAAAAATAGGTATGACGCAGGTTTTTTCTGAGAAAAATACTGTAGTGCCGGTGACTGTTATAGATATTGGAAATTGGTATATAACTGGTTTAAAAACGCAAGAACAAGATGGGTACAATGCCATTCAAGTTGGATTGATTAAAGAAAAATTTAATAATCAACCTTTTTTAAGTGAATGGACAAAAAAGCCAAAAAACTATTTCCAGATGTTAAGAGAAATTAATTTACAGGCTAAGCCAGAAATACCTATGGAAATTGGTCAAGCAATAGATTATGCTTCAGTTTTAGCTACCGGAGAACATGTAAATGTTTTTGGTATGACTAAAGGTAAGGGTTTTCAAGGTGTGGTTAAGCGTCATGGATTTAGAGGTGGGCCTGCGAGTCATGGCCCGCGATTTGGCAGATGGCCTGGATCAATAAGCTCATATAGGTCACAAGGTAAGGTTATTAAAGGTAAAAAGTTGCCAGGACATATGGGTGTTGAGCGTCGTGTAATGAAAAATTTGGAAGTAATTAAAATTGAAGCTAATGCAAATATTGCAT
- the rpsJ gene encoding 30S ribosomal protein S10, producing MKKQKIRLSLKSYDHQLLDKAVKQIVLTAKRTGSEIVGPIPLPNKNRCFTVLRSPHVDKKSREQFELIRHKRILDIVSPSDQTMDALMKLSISSGVDVEIS from the coding sequence ATGAAAAAGCAAAAAATTCGCTTGTCATTAAAATCTTACGATCATCAATTGCTTGATAAGGCAGTTAAACAGATTGTATTGACAGCAAAAAGAACAGGTTCTGAAATAGTTGGGCCTATTCCATTGCCAAACAAAAATCGTTGTTTTACTGTTTTAAGATCGCCACATGTCGATAAAAAATCACGAGAGCAATTTGAGTTAATAAGACATAAGCGTATTCTTGATATTGTTTCTCCATCAGATCAAACAATGGATGCATTAATGAAATTAAGTATTTCATCTGGTGTTGATGTTGAGATTAGTTAA
- the tuf gene encoding elongation factor Tu: MAIKFERKKPHINVGTIGHVDHGKTTLTAAITKRQAEKGMSNFKAFDEIDNAPEEKARGITIATSHVEYETDKRHYAHVDCPGHADYVKNMITGAAQMDGGVLVVSAADGAMPQTREHILLAKNVGVPALVVFLNKTDMVDDEEMIDMVEEEVRELLSKYDFPGDEIPFIRGSALKALQGDKSEIGEPAIDKLLEALDTYIPEPKREIDKPFLMPVEAVFSISGRGTVATGRIERGKIKVGEEVEIVGFGTTLKTTVTGVEMFKKELGEGQAGDNVGLLLRGVKKEEIERGMVIAQPGTVTPHQSFKCQAYILSKDEGGRHSPFFNGYRPQFYFRTTDITGIVTLPEGREMVMPGDNVELKVDLIAPIGMEKDLHFAIREGGRTVGSGVVTEIIK, translated from the coding sequence ATGGCAATTAAATTTGAAAGAAAAAAACCACATATAAATGTTGGTACTATTGGTCACGTTGATCATGGTAAGACAACTTTAACTGCAGCTATAACAAAGCGACAAGCAGAAAAAGGGATGTCAAATTTTAAAGCGTTTGATGAAATTGATAATGCGCCAGAAGAAAAAGCACGTGGTATTACCATTGCAACTTCTCATGTAGAATATGAAACAGATAAGCGTCACTATGCGCACGTTGACTGTCCTGGTCATGCTGATTATGTAAAAAACATGATCACCGGTGCTGCTCAAATGGATGGCGGTGTTTTGGTAGTATCTGCAGCTGATGGTGCGATGCCTCAAACAAGAGAGCATATTCTTTTAGCTAAAAACGTAGGTGTTCCTGCGTTGGTTGTTTTCCTTAATAAAACAGACATGGTCGATGATGAAGAAATGATTGACATGGTTGAGGAAGAAGTTCGTGAATTGTTAAGTAAATATGATTTTCCTGGTGATGAAATTCCATTCATTCGTGGATCTGCATTAAAAGCATTACAAGGTGATAAGAGCGAAATCGGTGAGCCTGCAATTGATAAATTGCTGGAAGCACTTGATACTTATATTCCTGAACCAAAACGTGAAATTGATAAACCGTTCTTAATGCCGGTTGAAGCAGTATTTTCAATATCTGGTCGTGGCACAGTAGCTACTGGTAGAATTGAACGTGGTAAAATAAAAGTTGGCGAAGAAGTTGAAATTGTAGGCTTTGGTACTACTTTAAAAACTACGGTTACTGGCGTTGAAATGTTTAAAAAAGAATTGGGAGAAGGCCAAGCTGGTGACAACGTTGGATTACTTCTTCGTGGTGTAAAAAAAGAAGAAATTGAACGTGGAATGGTTATTGCCCAACCGGGAACAGTAACCCCGCATCAATCCTTCAAATGCCAAGCTTATATTCTTAGCAAAGATGAAGGTGGGCGTCATAGTCCGTTCTTTAATGGCTATCGACCACAATTTTACTTCAGAACAACTGATATCACTGGTATAGTAACATTGCCTGAAGGCCGTGAAATGGTTATGCCTGGTGATAACGTTGAATTAAAAGTTGATCTTATTGCACCAATCGGTATGGAAAAAGATCTTCATTTTGCTATTCGTGAAGGTGGTAGAACGGTTGGTTCTGGCGTAGTAACTGAAATTATTAAGTAA
- the fusA gene encoding elongation factor G has translation MSKGLSLYRNIGIAAHIDAGKTTVTERMLFYTGITHKLGEVHEGQAIMDWMEQERERGITITSAATTCFWKDYNINIIDTPGHVDFTIEVGRSLRVLDGMIGVFCGVAGVQPQSETVWRQANRYKVPRIIFVNKLDRIGADFFKAIEDINKKLHANAIAMQIPVGTSEELSGIIDLLERKMATFSQEDQGVTVTWEEIPAEYKERTEELRMKIVERACDFDDVLAEKFLNEEEITIDEIKTALRKGVLNLKVVPAFCGTAFKNKGVQLLLDAVVDYLPSPLDVPPVVGIDKGTEKEVERKADINEPFSALVFKIMTDPYVGILTFMRVYSGQLKAGSYVINANTGVKERVSRLVKMHADKREEIDMVQAGDICATVGVKDAITGHTLCKENTPPIILESIDVPAPVISASVEPKNKSEYEKMTLSLRKMSLEDPSFKFSYDKETGQTVIQGMGELHLDIVVDRLKREHKVEVVQGKLQVAYKETIQKATEAEGKYIKQTGGRGQYGHVWLKVEPLERGKGFEFENKVVGGAIPSEFIPGVEKGLQEAITSGILGGYPVVDIKATLFDGSYHDVDSSEIAFKVAASMAFKTAVGKASPVILEPVMKVEVDTPEEHMGDVMGDLNSRRGRILGMETKDGAQNIVAEVPLAEMLGYATTLRSMTKGRAGYSMEFECYREVPQNVQKNIVDKK, from the coding sequence ATGAGTAAGGGATTATCTCTATATAGAAATATAGGCATTGCAGCTCACATTGATGCTGGTAAAACAACTGTTACTGAAAGAATGTTGTTTTATACTGGTATTACCCATAAATTGGGTGAAGTTCATGAAGGCCAAGCAATCATGGATTGGATGGAGCAAGAACGTGAACGTGGTATAACGATTACGTCTGCGGCAACAACGTGTTTTTGGAAAGATTATAATATAAATATAATTGATACGCCAGGTCACGTTGACTTTACTATTGAAGTAGGGCGATCATTGCGTGTTTTAGATGGTATGATCGGGGTTTTTTGTGGTGTTGCTGGAGTACAGCCGCAATCTGAAACGGTTTGGCGTCAGGCTAATAGATACAAAGTACCGCGTATTATATTTGTTAATAAGCTTGATCGTATTGGAGCCGATTTTTTCAAGGCAATAGAAGATATTAACAAAAAATTACATGCCAATGCAATTGCGATGCAAATACCGGTGGGTACTTCCGAAGAGTTAAGTGGAATCATTGATTTGCTTGAACGTAAAATGGCTACTTTTAGTCAAGAAGATCAAGGCGTTACGGTAACATGGGAAGAGATACCGGCAGAATATAAAGAAAGAACAGAAGAGTTGCGCATGAAAATTGTTGAGCGTGCTTGTGATTTTGATGATGTTCTTGCTGAAAAATTTTTGAATGAAGAAGAAATTACTATCGATGAAATTAAAACAGCATTAAGAAAAGGTGTATTAAACCTAAAAGTAGTGCCAGCATTTTGCGGTACCGCTTTTAAAAATAAAGGCGTGCAATTGCTTTTAGATGCTGTTGTTGATTATCTGCCTTCTCCTTTAGATGTTCCTCCAGTTGTCGGTATTGATAAAGGGACGGAAAAAGAAGTTGAGCGCAAGGCTGATATTAATGAACCTTTTAGTGCGTTAGTTTTTAAAATAATGACTGATCCGTATGTAGGTATTTTAACATTCATGCGTGTTTATTCAGGCCAATTAAAAGCTGGATCATATGTTATTAATGCTAATACTGGCGTAAAAGAGCGCGTGAGTCGTTTAGTAAAAATGCATGCTGACAAACGAGAAGAAATAGACATGGTTCAAGCGGGTGATATTTGCGCAACTGTGGGTGTAAAAGATGCTATTACAGGTCATACGCTTTGCAAAGAAAATACGCCGCCTATTATATTGGAATCTATTGATGTTCCAGCGCCAGTTATTTCTGCTTCAGTTGAGCCTAAAAATAAAAGTGAATATGAAAAAATGACTTTGTCATTACGTAAAATGTCTTTAGAAGATCCTTCTTTTAAGTTTTCATATGATAAAGAAACTGGGCAAACGGTTATTCAAGGAATGGGTGAGTTGCATCTTGATATTGTTGTTGATCGCTTAAAGCGTGAACATAAGGTTGAGGTTGTTCAGGGTAAACTGCAAGTTGCTTATAAAGAAACTATTCAGAAAGCGACTGAAGCGGAGGGCAAATATATTAAGCAAACCGGTGGTCGTGGGCAATATGGACATGTCTGGTTAAAGGTTGAACCTCTTGAGCGTGGCAAAGGGTTCGAATTTGAAAACAAAGTTGTTGGTGGTGCAATTCCAAGTGAATTTATACCAGGAGTAGAAAAAGGGCTTCAAGAAGCAATTACTTCAGGTATTTTGGGTGGCTATCCAGTAGTTGATATTAAAGCAACATTATTTGATGGTTCTTATCATGATGTCGATTCATCAGAAATCGCATTTAAAGTTGCTGCGTCGATGGCATTCAAAACTGCAGTAGGTAAAGCATCGCCAGTTATTTTGGAACCAGTTATGAAGGTTGAAGTAGATACCCCTGAAGAACATATGGGCGATGTAATGGGTGATTTAAATTCCAGAAGAGGTAGAATACTTGGCATGGAAACTAAGGATGGAGCACAAAATATTGTTGCCGAAGTGCCTTTAGCTGAAATGCTTGGTTATGCTACGACCTTACGTTCAATGACCAAAGGTCGAGCAGGATATTCAATGGAATTTGAATGTTATAGAGAAGTACCGCAAAACGTACAAAAAAATATAGTTGATAAAAAATAA
- the rpsG gene encoding 30S ribosomal protein S7 encodes MARRKKVTTYRRDIGVDELYGSELVQKFINVIMWRGKKNVARKIVYEAIEALVKKTDGDKEKGLQMFKQAFDQITPAVEVRPRRVGGSVYQIPMEVEANRARSLAMRWLIQAAASRSDKTMGKRLATELLEAREGRGLAVKKKLDVQKMAEANRAFSHYAW; translated from the coding sequence ATGGCACGACGCAAAAAAGTTACCACATATCGACGCGATATTGGTGTAGATGAACTATATGGATCAGAATTAGTTCAAAAATTTATTAATGTTATTATGTGGCGCGGCAAAAAAAATGTAGCCCGCAAAATAGTTTATGAGGCGATAGAAGCCTTGGTGAAAAAAACTGACGGAGACAAAGAAAAAGGCTTGCAAATGTTCAAGCAGGCATTTGATCAAATAACCCCTGCTGTGGAGGTTCGTCCTCGCCGAGTTGGTGGTAGTGTTTATCAAATACCGATGGAAGTAGAAGCGAATCGTGCTCGTTCTTTAGCGATGCGTTGGTTAATCCAAGCAGCTGCATCACGCTCAGATAAAACAATGGGTAAGCGTTTAGCGACAGAATTGCTTGAAGCGCGAGAAGGAAGAGGTCTCGCAGTGAAGAAAAAATTAGATGTACAGAAAATGGCTGAAGCAAATCGTGCATTTTCTCATTATGCATGGTAA
- the rpsL gene encoding 30S ribosomal protein S12 — MPTINQLSRKGRKKVTSKSKSAALKGAPQARGVCTRVFTTTPKKPNSALRKVARVKLSTGIEVTAYIPGEGHNLQEHSVVLVRGGRVPDLPGVKYHIVRGALDCAGVENRKQARSLYGAKKPKS, encoded by the coding sequence ATGCCTACAATTAATCAACTTTCTCGTAAGGGAAGAAAAAAGGTGACAAGTAAGTCAAAAAGTGCCGCATTAAAAGGGGCGCCTCAAGCGCGTGGTGTATGTACCCGTGTATTTACTACAACACCAAAAAAGCCGAATTCAGCGCTTCGAAAAGTAGCTCGTGTAAAGCTTTCAACTGGTATTGAAGTCACTGCATATATACCTGGCGAAGGCCACAATTTACAAGAACATTCTGTTGTGCTTGTGCGCGGTGGTAGAGTGCCTGATTTGCCTGGTGTAAAATATCACATTGTTCGTGGTGCATTAGATTGCGCTGGAGTAGAAAACAGAAAACAAGCTCGTTCCCTGTATGGGGCTAAAAAGCCTAAATCGTAG
- a CDS encoding site-2 protease family protein, with amino-acid sequence MVFVSYFTNLVGTLFFIVIAILGIGFLIGFHEFGHFIFCKIFKIKTPSFSIGMGPRIFKKKFGDTEFALSAIPLGGYVEIAGTEDDQEPIKDKQYSFAQKPYYQKMLVIAGGIIFNILFAYVALSALYFTGMPKSPLIYPLHATTKIKSIEKESPAAQSNLQEGDIILTIDKVNVQNKLLELMMFLKNNANQSVTATIKRNKEIIPLEIKIGERKIQNQIFGYLGIDFDIEIPQYNFFESIKMGIHATHTIIKQVFSIFTSMFRQRTIENLGGPLMVISQTIKGAQQGPKILFLLLAFISINLAVLNVIPIPIMDGGQALFYTIEAIIRRPLPEQVKIYIHYACWLAVMALAVFLSIKDIMRMFMS; translated from the coding sequence ATGGTCTTTGTATCATATTTTACCAATCTAGTAGGAACATTATTTTTCATTGTTATTGCTATTTTAGGAATTGGCTTTCTTATAGGATTTCATGAATTCGGTCATTTTATATTTTGTAAAATTTTTAAAATCAAAACTCCTTCATTTTCAATTGGTATGGGACCGCGTATTTTCAAAAAAAAATTTGGTGATACTGAATTTGCATTATCGGCAATCCCTTTAGGTGGTTACGTGGAAATTGCTGGCACAGAAGACGATCAAGAACCCATCAAAGATAAACAATATTCTTTTGCACAAAAACCATATTACCAAAAAATGCTTGTTATAGCAGGCGGTATCATTTTTAATATTTTATTTGCTTATGTTGCATTATCAGCATTGTATTTTACGGGCATGCCAAAATCACCGCTTATTTATCCTCTGCATGCTACTACTAAAATCAAAAGCATTGAAAAGGAGTCTCCTGCAGCACAATCCAACCTGCAAGAAGGTGATATTATTTTAACCATTGATAAAGTCAACGTACAAAATAAACTTCTTGAATTAATGATGTTTTTAAAAAACAATGCAAATCAATCTGTTACCGCTACTATTAAACGCAATAAAGAAATTATCCCCCTTGAAATTAAAATTGGCGAACGCAAAATACAAAATCAAATATTTGGTTATTTGGGCATTGACTTTGATATAGAAATACCGCAATATAATTTTTTTGAATCAATAAAAATGGGCATACATGCCACACATACTATAATCAAACAAGTTTTTTCGATCTTTACTTCAATGTTCAGACAACGTACTATTGAAAATCTAGGCGGTCCTCTTATGGTAATTTCTCAGACTATCAAAGGTGCTCAGCAAGGACCGAAAATATTATTCTTATTATTAGCCTTTATCAGTATAAATCTTGCCGTGCTCAATGTTATACCAATACCAATTATGGATGGCGGTCAAGCACTCTTTTATACTATTGAAGCTATTATTCGTAGACCATTACCTGAACAAGTGAAAATATATATTCATTATGCTTGTTGGTTAGCTGTAATGGCATTAGCAGTTTTCTTAAGCATAAAAGATATTATGCGAATGTTTATGAGCTAA
- the rplM gene encoding 50S ribosomal protein L13, translated as MDFNKAFFLKKEEHKPRWVVKNAQGRVLGRLATEIADQLRGKDKPIYTPHSDAGDYVVVINAKDIVLTGNKWEDKIYDRYTGWVGGYKTITAEELMKKHPTRIIELAVKRMLPKNKLGRAMFKKLRIYAGAEHPHRAQIS; from the coding sequence ATGGATTTTAATAAGGCCTTTTTTCTCAAAAAAGAAGAACATAAACCCCGTTGGGTAGTAAAAAATGCGCAAGGACGTGTTTTGGGACGTTTAGCGACAGAAATTGCTGATCAATTACGTGGCAAAGATAAACCTATTTATACGCCACACAGTGATGCTGGTGATTATGTGGTTGTTATCAATGCCAAAGATATTGTGTTGACAGGTAATAAATGGGAAGACAAAATTTATGACCGATATACCGGATGGGTTGGTGGTTATAAAACTATAACAGCTGAAGAGTTAATGAAAAAGCATCCAACAAGAATTATTGAGCTTGCAGTAAAACGTATGCTCCCTAAAAATAAACTTGGACGAGCAATGTTCAAAAAACTCCGTATATATGCAGGTGCTGAGCATCCTCATCGTGCGCAAATTTCATAG
- a CDS encoding Na+/H+ antiporter NhaC family protein has translation MQSWLVLLPPLLVLSLAIITRQVLTSLIVGIISAGLIVTHFSFIPTLQLLGLRLWQELSDPLNIYTFGFLIFLGMLITLISITGGATAYGNAIKKLLRTPRSTKISTIILSFLFMIDDFFSSLTVGCIMKPLMDNFKIPRAKLAFLIDSLASPLVIIMPISTWIAMLLMQLNKAGISLDKADKPIILADPFLTYLKSIPFIFYSFAVIASVWVIVGFSISFGRMKKHEQIAAQTGNLFGGKSPLPEMQTEACGMQGHVIDFILPIGSLILFIIFGILYSGNSVLLGGTNALLKTIQQADIFLALFLGCLASLILNLIQMMVRGLVSFKSLNTLFKGGWNLMGDSIIILLLAFTFSTMLKSDLKTGQYIATILIGSMPGFLLPCMFFLASLATSVATGSSWGTIAVMIPIAIPMIGSFFNITLYADPATLNFLYPIIGSIFAGAVAGDHVSPIATTTVMSATSAGCYLDDHVYTQLPYALPALLSTVIAYFVSGLLIPFGYWIAAIIPLILAIGISQIILLTIHYLQKKA, from the coding sequence ATGCAATCATGGCTTGTTTTATTACCACCACTTCTTGTATTAAGTTTAGCAATTATTACTCGACAGGTCCTTACTTCATTAATCGTAGGCATTATTTCTGCCGGCTTAATTGTTACACATTTTTCATTCATTCCCACATTGCAGCTTCTGGGTCTGAGATTATGGCAAGAATTATCCGATCCTCTCAATATATATACGTTCGGTTTTCTTATTTTTCTGGGAATGTTAATTACTTTAATTAGCATAACCGGCGGCGCAACTGCATACGGAAACGCAATAAAAAAATTATTACGAACCCCACGTTCAACTAAAATTTCGACCATTATTCTCTCATTCTTATTTATGATTGATGATTTTTTTAGTAGTTTAACGGTTGGTTGTATTATGAAACCTCTTATGGATAATTTCAAAATACCCCGAGCAAAATTAGCTTTTTTAATCGATTCATTAGCATCTCCTTTAGTAATTATTATGCCAATATCTACTTGGATAGCCATGCTATTGATGCAATTAAATAAAGCCGGCATATCATTAGATAAGGCAGATAAGCCAATTATTTTAGCTGATCCTTTTTTGACTTATCTTAAATCAATCCCGTTTATATTTTATTCTTTTGCTGTAATTGCATCAGTCTGGGTAATTGTCGGTTTTTCTATATCTTTTGGCCGCATGAAAAAACATGAGCAAATCGCAGCACAAACTGGTAATTTGTTTGGTGGCAAATCACCATTGCCAGAAATGCAAACCGAAGCGTGTGGCATGCAAGGACATGTTATTGATTTTATTTTACCAATCGGCTCGCTTATTTTATTTATTATTTTTGGCATTTTATATTCAGGAAATTCAGTTTTATTAGGCGGTACAAATGCTTTATTAAAAACGATTCAACAAGCTGATATTTTTCTTGCGTTATTTCTTGGATGTTTAGCATCATTAATTTTAAATTTAATACAAATGATGGTACGTGGGCTTGTTTCCTTTAAATCTCTCAATACATTATTTAAAGGCGGGTGGAATTTAATGGGGGACTCAATTATCATTTTGTTACTTGCATTTACTTTTAGCACAATGCTAAAAAGTGATCTCAAAACAGGACAATATATCGCAACCATATTAATTGGTTCCATGCCTGGCTTCCTTTTGCCCTGCATGTTCTTTTTAGCTTCTTTAGCAACATCGGTAGCCACTGGTTCTTCATGGGGAACTATCGCTGTTATGATTCCTATCGCGATTCCAATGATTGGATCATTCTTTAACATAACGTTGTATGCTGATCCGGCAACATTGAACTTTTTATATCCTATTATTGGCAGTATCTTTGCTGGTGCTGTTGCCGGCGATCATGTTTCTCCTATAGCTACTACTACCGTTATGTCAGCAACAAGTGCTGGTTGTTATTTAGATGATCATGTTTATACACAATTGCCTTATGCACTTCCTGCACTTTTGAGTACCGTTATTGCTTATTTTGTTTCTGGCTTATTAATTCCTTTTGGTTACTGGATAGCAGCTATAATACCATTAATACTTGCTATAGGTATAAGTCAAATAATATTATTAACAATTCATTATCTACAAAAAAAGGCTTAA
- a CDS encoding aminopeptidase P N-terminal domain-containing protein yields the protein MPRIEKLNNQIYIDRRIALKEKILAQYPEAQNGIILLFANFEQEQNIFKQDSSFYYLTGINEPATALLLDLADDTAIFYMPNFGDQRKKWVKIAINNDEKNLYGFTDIAYLGEPCTGYQCHPFFSANEYSNLLNRLQIYIDQKRPIYTFNPQRNSAYLEQRFILQRINSLINNFAESLIDISALVAQMRRKKTTAELELLYKAIDITMESHLAVARMIKAGKYEYEMQALIEYMFIATGGSIAFPSIVASGKDSTVLHYHDNNKVLEDNQLVVVDIGAEYNHYCADLTRTYPVSGKFTDRQREIYEIVLETQEFIANTAQPGYWLANKDQKDKSLHHIAQEFLEEKGYNTYFIHGIGHFLGLDVHDVGDYMQPLAPGDVITIEPGIYLPDEDLGVRIEDNYWIVEDGAICLSEELPKQPDVIEEIMRINN from the coding sequence ATGCCAAGAATTGAGAAATTAAATAATCAAATTTATATTGATAGAAGAATTGCTTTAAAAGAAAAAATACTTGCCCAATATCCTGAAGCACAAAATGGTATTATTTTGTTATTCGCTAATTTTGAGCAAGAGCAAAATATTTTTAAACAAGACTCTTCATTTTATTATTTAACGGGGATTAACGAACCGGCGACGGCGCTGCTTCTTGATCTAGCTGATGATACTGCAATTTTTTATATGCCTAATTTTGGTGATCAACGAAAAAAATGGGTTAAGATTGCAATTAATAACGATGAAAAAAATTTATATGGTTTTACGGATATTGCATATTTAGGAGAGCCTTGTACTGGTTATCAATGTCATCCATTTTTTTCTGCGAATGAATACAGCAATTTATTAAATCGATTACAAATATATATAGATCAAAAAAGGCCCATCTATACTTTTAATCCACAAAGGAATAGTGCTTATCTAGAGCAACGATTTATTTTACAACGGATTAATTCGTTAATTAATAACTTTGCTGAATCTTTAATAGATATTTCTGCACTTGTAGCTCAAATGAGACGCAAAAAAACAACAGCAGAACTTGAATTACTTTATAAAGCAATTGATATCACCATGGAAAGCCATCTTGCTGTCGCTCGCATGATTAAAGCGGGAAAATATGAATATGAAATGCAAGCTTTAATTGAATATATGTTTATTGCTACTGGTGGCTCAATTGCATTTCCAAGTATTGTAGCAAGCGGAAAAGATAGTACCGTACTTCATTATCATGATAACAATAAAGTATTAGAAGATAATCAATTGGTAGTTGTTGATATTGGTGCAGAATATAATCATTATTGTGCAGATTTAACAAGGACATATCCAGTTTCAGGAAAATTTACTGATAGACAGCGCGAAATATATGAAATAGTACTTGAGACGCAAGAATTTATAGCAAATACTGCACAACCGGGCTATTGGTTAGCAAATAAAGATCAGAAAGATAAATCATTACATCATATTGCACAAGAATTTTTAGAAGAAAAAGGATATAATACCTATTTTATTCATGGGATCGGTCATTTTTTAGGATTAGATGTGCATGATGTGGGAGATTATATGCAGCCACTTGCGCCAGGAGATGTTATAACTATTGAACCAGGTATTTATTTGCCAGATGAAGACTTAGGTGTGCGCATTGAAGATAACTATTGGATTGTAGAAGATGGCGCAATATGTTTAAGCGAAGAACTTCCAAAACAACCGGATGTTATTGAAGAAATTATGCGTATAAATAATTAA
- the recR gene encoding recombination mediator RecR yields MIEHSPVFKQLLKSLQQVPYLASKNLYRVAAHFLSLDSVKAEQFCKAILQAKEYIAQCERCCTWKEKKEKCFFCDSPKRMHDVICVVETWQELITIEKTGGYTGLYHVLGGAIYPLEGVGPENLTIDQLVARVDDDIKEIILATNQTPEGEATASYIVNQLKSKNIKISCLARGIPVGSSLEYMDRVTLYKALSDRRPY; encoded by the coding sequence ATGATTGAACACAGCCCTGTTTTTAAACAGTTATTAAAAAGTTTGCAGCAGGTGCCCTATCTTGCATCAAAAAATTTATACCGGGTAGCTGCTCATTTTTTATCATTAGATTCAGTAAAAGCCGAGCAGTTTTGTAAAGCTATCTTGCAAGCAAAAGAATATATTGCTCAGTGTGAACGCTGTTGTACTTGGAAAGAAAAAAAAGAAAAATGTTTTTTTTGTGATTCTCCTAAACGTATGCATGATGTAATTTGCGTGGTTGAAACTTGGCAAGAATTAATAACAATAGAAAAGACTGGGGGCTATACAGGGTTATATCATGTACTTGGTGGTGCAATTTATCCTTTAGAAGGCGTGGGGCCTGAAAATTTAACTATTGATCAATTAGTTGCACGAGTAGATGATGATATCAAAGAAATTATTTTGGCAACTAATCAGACGCCAGAAGGTGAGGCAACGGCTTCTTATATAGTAAACCAGTTGAAAAGTAAAAATATAAAAATTTCATGCTTAGCCCGTGGTATTCCAGTTGGCTCTTCGCTTGAATATATGGATCGCGTTACTTTATACAAAGCATTATCTGACCGTAGACCTTATTAG